GAAGCCCtgggatggcatatatcttgccCAACCTCTCCCCGACAATCATCCACTCCAAGGAAAAATCACTCCACCCctcctctcctcctcctcctcctcctcctctgctTCTACCCCCACCGCCTCCTAGGCAGGCCTCCTCTCTTTCTGTTCCCACCAAGCAGCAGCTGCAGCACCCGCGCCACCACCTACTCCTCCACCACCCCACCACCTGTGCCACCGCGACTGCTGCCGTTGCTCTTGCTTCTCCTCAGGATAATAAGCAACATGACCACAGGGATGATTTCTTTGTGAACCTGGGTCTGGCTGTGCGGACTCTAAGGGAAGACCTCCCTCTCCTCTTCACCAAAGACCTCAATTATGACATTTATAGGtactcttttcccttttccgCTTATTCTCTCAACTCATGCTTCCTTTGTAACTAAAATCTGGCCACACTTTTTGTggataaatatataaataccgTATCAGCTGAATAATGGATTGGTAGCAAGTGCTCTActaaaattccttccttttgGCACTTCGGAGGAGCAGGGATGACATCACATTCGTGGACCCGTTAAACACCTTCGCTGGGATTGAAAAGTACAAACTGATCTTCTGGGCTTTGAGATTCCACGGCAGAATCTTGTTTAGGGAGATTTCACTTCAACTACTTAGGATTTGGCAGCCGTCTGAGAATTTGATTCTGATCAGATGGAACTTGAGGGGTGTTCCTCG
The DNA window shown above is from Coffea arabica cultivar ET-39 chromosome 5e, Coffea Arabica ET-39 HiFi, whole genome shotgun sequence and carries:
- the LOC113743564 gene encoding uncharacterized protein: MAYILPNLSPTIIHSKEKSLHPSSPPPPPPPLLLPPPPPRQASSLSVPTKQQLQHPRHHLLLHHPTTCATATAAVALASPQDNKQHDHRDDFFVNLGLAVRTLREDLPLLFTKDLNYDIYRDDITFVDPLNTFAGIEKYKLIFWALRFHGRILFREISLQLLRIWQPSENLILIRWNLRGVPRVPWEARGEFQATSRYKLDRNGKIYEHKVDNLAFNFPQPLKPAASVLDLVASCPTSPNPTFLWGPADVHSSSWVEFYRAVKETLDRETSLISQDCLIPCS